A genomic window from Streptomyces mirabilis includes:
- a CDS encoding phytanoyl-CoA dioxygenase family protein — MYDHSGLTAEEVELLPSEEDVRLYSERGWYLSEKLLTDAEVDTLTDASEHYYAGQRDRELPKRPDRLADWTPADGDVQRNNDYIHYQDETMRKILRKPIIGAVAARLAQTPSIRVFQATLIYKPPIAEEKSNIVSWHFDKYFWPTCSSDEMLTAFVPFHDCTEESGTITMVNGSHRWRHRHGAARPVGDPRDVGRDYLLNGDAERNGAVVEKVPVHIPKGHMTFHHCLLYHGSGANRSPRPRRAISFHLQDGTNAYRDHTLSDGRQEPYKHDFLVRRTPAGQPDYSDPEFCPVLWPVREPDGPEASLTGG; from the coding sequence ATGTACGACCATTCAGGACTTACCGCCGAGGAAGTCGAACTGCTCCCTTCCGAGGAAGATGTCCGACTTTATTCGGAGCGTGGCTGGTATTTGTCCGAGAAGCTGCTCACCGACGCCGAAGTGGACACCCTGACCGACGCGAGCGAGCACTACTACGCTGGTCAGCGCGATCGGGAACTTCCGAAACGGCCGGACCGACTGGCCGACTGGACCCCCGCCGACGGAGATGTCCAACGCAACAACGACTACATCCACTACCAAGACGAAACGATGCGGAAAATCCTAAGGAAACCCATCATCGGGGCGGTGGCCGCCCGCTTGGCACAGACACCTTCCATACGCGTCTTCCAGGCCACCCTGATCTACAAGCCGCCCATCGCCGAGGAGAAGTCGAACATTGTCTCCTGGCACTTCGACAAGTATTTCTGGCCCACCTGCTCCTCGGACGAAATGCTCACCGCCTTCGTTCCGTTCCACGACTGCACCGAGGAATCGGGCACGATCACCATGGTGAACGGAAGCCACCGCTGGCGGCATCGGCACGGCGCCGCCCGGCCGGTCGGTGATCCGCGGGACGTGGGACGCGATTATCTCCTGAACGGTGACGCGGAACGAAACGGCGCCGTGGTCGAGAAGGTTCCGGTGCACATTCCCAAGGGACACATGACCTTCCACCACTGTCTCCTCTACCACGGCAGCGGCGCCAACCGCAGTCCGCGGCCGCGCCGGGCCATCTCGTTCCATCTCCAGGACGGGACGAACGCCTACCGCGACCACACCCTGTCCGACGGCCGGCAGGAGCCCTACAAACACGACTTCCTGGTCCGCAGGACTCCCGCCGGTCAACCGGACTACTCCGACCCGGAGTTCTGCCCGGTGCTGTGGCCCGTCCGCGAACCCGACGGCCCGGAGGCCTCCCTCACAGGGGGGTGA
- a CDS encoding B12-binding domain-containing radical SAM protein has translation MRTPLKPRRPDAAASGGKVTELVVRRRRLFTAHPGEARFTYPVMAALVPVATSRGGEVAYPGDPMCLYSALTLTIQRSVARLSAGLPEEPSLDDVCPDWGHCPDDDYRRTANGPRTTLIADSRTTDGHVFDPRIWDEVAQERFIAELRALQPKVLLLSAVSAAHRYALEMAELAKVHAPHCVVVLGGRHADETMKYRDADGTADFSWSSTVEVVRDGRADQVVDFVVAGDGAPLLDLLLRALSLTVTPGFGPTDNAAVLDALPLVADAEETLRGSGTIVGLCPGEAVVVPVRGERLSSAELPSPYEAFSIRARFGVFTEAGSHPLGSRTAHMMTLDSCPFKCTFCSESIQVSQRPTRFAVSETEHVAQRVRRLMDWGAEAVFFDDPVFWGGNWKAITEFCQDLLRQGTDLPGGTRLEWGGQLTVDVVLNRAKADEVHAALELMRRSGCTYIYIGIESMAESVMAHVGKNLLRRNPEAWVGKVREALAIIRSHGIRVGSSVLFGLDGESRETIEETIEQIGRLIDDELLVMASPNILTYHPGTAITAAHGQDRLDYHSRKDNRPPYTYFEEAYPEVVSQLLTEDDIWYIHKSAAERWGTVRNSAAEPLTEAAR, from the coding sequence ATGCGTACCCCGCTGAAGCCGCGCCGTCCGGACGCGGCGGCATCGGGCGGGAAAGTGACGGAACTCGTCGTCCGGCGGCGCCGGTTGTTCACGGCGCACCCGGGCGAGGCCCGGTTCACCTATCCGGTCATGGCGGCACTGGTCCCGGTGGCGACCAGCAGAGGCGGGGAGGTCGCCTATCCGGGTGATCCGATGTGCCTGTACTCGGCACTGACCCTCACCATCCAGCGCTCGGTGGCCCGCCTGAGTGCGGGGCTGCCCGAGGAGCCCTCCCTCGACGACGTCTGCCCCGACTGGGGGCACTGCCCGGACGACGACTACCGCCGCACGGCGAACGGGCCGCGGACCACGCTGATCGCCGACAGCCGGACCACCGACGGCCACGTCTTCGACCCCCGCATCTGGGACGAGGTGGCCCAGGAGCGTTTCATCGCCGAGCTCCGCGCGCTCCAGCCCAAGGTCCTCCTGCTCAGCGCGGTGTCGGCGGCGCACCGGTACGCCCTGGAGATGGCCGAGCTGGCCAAGGTCCACGCACCCCACTGCGTCGTCGTCCTCGGCGGCCGGCACGCCGACGAAACGATGAAGTACCGCGACGCCGACGGCACGGCGGACTTCTCCTGGAGCAGCACGGTGGAGGTCGTCCGCGACGGCCGCGCGGATCAGGTCGTCGACTTCGTGGTCGCCGGTGACGGCGCCCCTCTGCTCGACCTGCTGCTGCGTGCCCTGTCGCTGACCGTCACGCCCGGCTTCGGTCCGACCGACAACGCGGCGGTGCTCGACGCCCTTCCGCTGGTCGCCGACGCCGAGGAAACACTCCGCGGTTCGGGCACGATCGTGGGCTTATGCCCCGGTGAGGCGGTGGTGGTGCCGGTGCGGGGCGAGCGGCTCAGCTCGGCCGAACTCCCGTCGCCGTACGAGGCGTTCTCCATCCGCGCCCGCTTCGGCGTCTTCACCGAGGCGGGCAGCCACCCGCTCGGCAGCCGCACGGCGCACATGATGACGCTGGACTCCTGCCCGTTCAAATGCACCTTCTGCTCGGAGAGCATCCAGGTCTCCCAGCGGCCCACCCGCTTCGCGGTGAGCGAGACCGAACACGTGGCACAGCGCGTCCGCCGGCTCATGGACTGGGGCGCGGAGGCCGTGTTCTTCGACGACCCGGTGTTCTGGGGCGGGAACTGGAAGGCGATCACCGAGTTCTGCCAGGACCTGCTGCGCCAGGGCACGGACCTGCCCGGGGGCACCCGCCTCGAGTGGGGCGGACAGCTCACCGTCGACGTGGTGCTCAACCGCGCCAAGGCCGACGAGGTGCACGCCGCGCTCGAACTGATGCGCCGCAGCGGCTGCACCTACATCTACATCGGCATCGAGAGCATGGCCGAGAGCGTGATGGCCCACGTGGGCAAGAACCTGCTGCGCCGCAACCCCGAGGCCTGGGTGGGCAAGGTGCGCGAGGCACTCGCGATCATCCGGAGCCACGGCATCCGGGTCGGCAGCTCGGTCCTCTTCGGTCTGGACGGCGAGAGCCGGGAGACCATCGAGGAGACGATCGAGCAGATCGGCCGGCTGATCGACGACGAACTGCTCGTCATGGCCAGCCCCAACATCCTCACCTACCATCCGGGAACGGCGATCACCGCCGCACACGGCCAGGACCGACTGGACTATCACTCGCGCAAGGACAACAGGCCCCCGTACACGTACTTCGAGGAGGCCTATCCGGAAGTCGTCTCCCAACTGCTCACCGAGGACGACATCTGGTACATCCACAAGTCCGCGGCCGAGCGCTGGGGCACCGTCCGCAACAGCGCGGCCGAGCCACTGACCGAGGCGGCCAGATGA
- a CDS encoding thymidylate synthase has product MANYQSFADSYTAGLRDVLADGNDVDSVRDPLSKASGFGQNDRPYRELLAYQSRLADPTSCLAVTPHLPVNLSYCFGLLAWSLDGRNDVDTPAYYRRGAHEYSDDQHTLSGAFGHRLLTSRGNQLEEVVGRIERDPAHRRAFALVLQPEDNFRQSREYPCAVGVHLFLRDGALTWITVMRAQQALTVLPYDAFLFMGMQQYAASLLNVPSGPYIHQSGTFHFYENEVELARKITEAPVEAVALPAFPGTPDGGRETARELIDFERRLRLAAQSGDVSTVDEIATHKANTEFADVARACLATHAYRKLGDTTSLVTSPASNGGVANLIAAI; this is encoded by the coding sequence ATGGCCAACTACCAGTCGTTTGCGGATTCCTACACGGCCGGGCTGCGCGACGTACTCGCGGACGGCAATGACGTGGACTCGGTGCGCGATCCGCTCTCCAAAGCCTCGGGTTTCGGCCAGAACGACCGCCCGTACCGCGAACTCCTGGCCTACCAGAGCCGTCTCGCAGACCCGACCTCCTGTCTCGCGGTCACCCCGCACCTTCCGGTCAATCTCTCCTACTGCTTCGGTCTGCTCGCCTGGTCCCTGGACGGCCGCAACGACGTCGACACCCCGGCGTACTACCGCCGCGGAGCCCATGAGTACTCGGACGACCAGCACACGCTGAGTGGTGCTTTCGGCCATCGGCTGCTGACCTCCAGGGGGAACCAGCTGGAGGAAGTGGTCGGCCGGATCGAGCGCGACCCCGCCCACCGGCGTGCCTTCGCCCTGGTGTTGCAGCCCGAGGACAATTTCCGCCAGTCGCGGGAGTACCCGTGCGCCGTGGGCGTCCACCTCTTCCTCCGGGACGGCGCGCTCACCTGGATCACCGTCATGCGAGCCCAGCAGGCGCTGACGGTCCTGCCCTACGACGCCTTCCTCTTCATGGGGATGCAGCAGTACGCGGCTTCGCTGCTGAACGTCCCGAGCGGCCCGTACATACACCAGTCGGGCACCTTCCACTTCTACGAGAACGAGGTGGAGCTGGCCCGGAAGATCACCGAAGCGCCCGTGGAGGCCGTGGCGCTGCCCGCGTTCCCGGGCACCCCGGACGGCGGCCGGGAGACCGCGCGCGAACTCATCGACTTCGAGCGGCGGCTTCGGCTCGCGGCACAGTCGGGCGACGTCTCCACCGTGGACGAGATCGCCACGCACAAGGCGAACACCGAGTTCGCCGACGTGGCCCGGGCCTGCCTGGCCACCCACGCCTACCGCAAGTTGGGCGACACGACGTCGCTCGTGACCAGCCCGGCGTCCAACGGTGGCGTCGCGAACCTCATCGCCGCGATCTGA
- a CDS encoding HAD family hydrolase, with the protein MVTDLDGTLLLSDGSVSERAVAALRAVAAQGTRVVFATARPAWSARGLLSAASGLGAFLVSSNGAVVSDLDGEGVRRIRAMTPATVRAEIAVLGQRPWAVDREHDRLIGPGWPDILASGAETALRVGDVPDGSPVLCLMVHIDSAAPPAALGVRGAVRWTSSGPGLLEVSAPEADKVSAVASVLADLGIGWGAVVAFGDAPNDTGLLAAAGLGVAVANASADVREAADALTACNDDDGVAAWLEGMCLCHV; encoded by the coding sequence GTGGTCACCGATCTCGACGGCACACTGCTGCTGTCCGACGGCAGCGTGAGCGAGCGCGCGGTGGCGGCGCTCCGCGCGGTCGCCGCACAGGGGACCCGCGTCGTCTTCGCGACGGCCCGCCCGGCCTGGTCCGCCCGCGGGCTGCTGTCCGCCGCGTCCGGTCTGGGCGCCTTCCTGGTGTCGTCGAACGGCGCCGTCGTCAGCGACCTGGACGGCGAGGGCGTACGACGGATCCGGGCGATGACACCCGCCACCGTCCGCGCCGAGATCGCGGTGCTCGGGCAGCGCCCCTGGGCCGTGGACCGGGAGCACGACCGACTGATCGGCCCCGGCTGGCCCGACATCCTGGCGAGTGGTGCCGAGACGGCCCTGCGCGTCGGTGACGTGCCGGACGGCTCGCCGGTGCTGTGCCTGATGGTGCACATCGATTCCGCCGCTCCGCCTGCGGCGCTCGGGGTGCGCGGCGCGGTGCGGTGGACCTCCTCGGGGCCGGGACTGCTGGAGGTGTCGGCCCCGGAGGCGGACAAGGTGTCCGCCGTCGCGTCGGTCCTCGCCGACCTCGGCATCGGCTGGGGGGCGGTCGTCGCCTTCGGCGACGCGCCCAACGACACGGGGCTGCTCGCCGCCGCGGGCCTCGGCGTGGCCGTCGCGAACGCGAGCGCGGACGTACGCGAGGCCGCCGACGCCCTCACCGCGTGCAACGACGACGACGGCGTGGCCGCCTGGTTGGAGGGAATGTGTCTGTGTCACGTGTGA
- a CDS encoding GNAT family N-acetyltransferase: MHVSSYDSVDQLPAAEWDALVIGGTIYSSSGFAGVRAEELPPGATTRYLLARDAQGTPVAGAEAYAFTRPPHLLYTPADLLAGLIDDERHAQLAARPMVFGAGWSEFRGQLPGREGVTAQERAQAVRALTARTLDFARTAEADVLGYYYLPRAEALEVAEAHAEDGAVVLYHDVETVLPVGLWQSLDDYFAWLPSGRRPRARRERRDFGRSGRTIREVSLPEVVKEIAPLNSALMRKHGHAYGEERAAAVYDRQGRHLGDRSTLLLDEDAGQPIGFALRYRHGDTLYARVAGFDYSVPNVADYFNLVFYHPIESGAGRTVRAIHLGLGTFQAKLARGAQPHPLYSVFVGVDRPLAADEREVRERNRAEAEAFGAEYGQYVVGGLNTDDWLL; the protein is encoded by the coding sequence ATGCACGTCTCCTCGTACGACTCCGTTGACCAGCTGCCGGCGGCGGAATGGGATGCTCTGGTGATCGGCGGAACGATCTACTCCAGCAGCGGCTTCGCCGGTGTACGCGCGGAGGAGTTGCCCCCCGGAGCCACCACCCGCTATCTGTTGGCGCGTGACGCGCAGGGAACGCCGGTCGCGGGAGCCGAGGCGTACGCGTTCACCCGTCCGCCGCACCTGCTCTACACCCCCGCCGACCTGCTCGCCGGTCTGATCGACGACGAGCGACACGCCCAACTCGCCGCCCGACCCATGGTGTTCGGCGCGGGCTGGTCGGAGTTCCGCGGTCAACTGCCGGGCCGCGAGGGAGTGACGGCACAGGAGCGCGCGCAGGCGGTGCGAGCGCTCACCGCGCGGACCCTCGACTTCGCCCGAACCGCCGAGGCGGACGTGCTCGGGTACTACTACCTGCCCCGGGCGGAGGCGCTGGAGGTCGCCGAGGCCCATGCCGAGGACGGGGCGGTGGTCCTTTATCACGACGTGGAGACGGTCCTGCCCGTCGGTCTGTGGCAGAGCCTGGACGACTACTTCGCCTGGCTGCCCTCCGGCCGACGGCCCCGCGCCCGGCGGGAGAGAAGGGACTTCGGCCGCAGCGGGCGGACCATCCGTGAGGTCTCCCTCCCCGAGGTCGTCAAGGAGATCGCCCCGCTCAACAGCGCGCTGATGCGCAAGCACGGACACGCGTACGGCGAGGAGCGCGCGGCAGCGGTGTACGACCGCCAGGGACGCCACCTCGGCGACCGCAGCACGCTCCTCCTGGACGAGGACGCCGGGCAGCCCATCGGTTTCGCGCTGCGATACCGGCACGGCGACACGCTGTACGCGCGCGTGGCTGGTTTCGACTACTCGGTGCCCAACGTGGCCGACTATTTCAACCTGGTCTTCTACCACCCCATCGAGTCGGGCGCCGGCCGCACCGTGCGGGCGATCCACCTCGGTCTGGGCACCTTCCAGGCAAAGCTGGCGCGCGGCGCCCAGCCGCATCCCCTGTACAGCGTGTTCGTGGGAGTGGACCGGCCGTTGGCGGCGGACGAGAGAGAGGTCCGCGAACGCAACCGGGCCGAGGCGGAGGCGTTCGGCGCCGAGTACGGCCAGTACGTGGTGGGCGGGTTGAACACCGACGACTGGCTGCTGTGA
- a CDS encoding SAM-dependent methyltransferase encodes MLDVDRKSYWGDYYSYFPALARYIPLGEYARRVQPRACVLGVSDGKFALPLLRAGWQVVGVESDDLFLNGGELDLVDGHHDVVGLRQRLAAEGLEDRCTVVEQDYMTLPAEGDFQLVLGSGLWSMPPNRAHTMEALVHHAMDMVAPGGLFFGEYLIGLNDDERSCGYYPTATEMERIVTRPGWELFENADLGIRGESHLGYEQWHYHRYAAAIAHRMPPPREPAREK; translated from the coding sequence GTGCTTGACGTCGATCGCAAGAGTTACTGGGGCGACTACTACTCCTACTTCCCGGCCCTGGCCCGCTACATCCCGCTCGGCGAATACGCCCGGCGCGTCCAGCCGCGCGCCTGCGTCCTGGGCGTCTCCGACGGCAAGTTCGCCCTGCCGCTGCTGCGCGCGGGCTGGCAGGTCGTCGGCGTGGAGAGCGACGACCTCTTCCTCAACGGCGGTGAACTGGACCTCGTCGACGGCCACCACGACGTCGTGGGCCTGCGCCAACGGCTCGCCGCCGAGGGCCTGGAGGACCGGTGCACCGTGGTGGAGCAGGACTACATGACCCTGCCTGCCGAGGGCGACTTCCAACTGGTACTGGGCAGCGGCCTGTGGTCGATGCCGCCCAACCGGGCCCACACGATGGAAGCCCTCGTCCACCACGCGATGGACATGGTCGCTCCGGGCGGACTCTTCTTCGGTGAGTACCTGATCGGGCTCAACGACGACGAGCGGAGTTGCGGCTACTACCCGACCGCCACGGAGATGGAGCGGATCGTCACCCGGCCCGGCTGGGAGCTGTTCGAGAACGCCGACCTGGGCATCCGCGGCGAGAGCCACCTGGGCTACGAGCAGTGGCACTACCACCGGTACGCGGCCGCCATCGCCCACCGCATGCCGCCGCCCCGTGAGCCCGCTCGGGAGAAGTGA
- a CDS encoding GNAT family N-acetyltransferase, with the protein MPDVRHFETIDDIDREAWDALAPGSRFYQSHAWLRGQERPEFATPGYLTVEADGQLLAGTPYYDFPSENAPPLPDVSEGHTVLRLGTRTGYHNEFLLPKDPGTAEEALDALVAGAAERAAALGCDALLFDFLTTDSLRLLAGRFGVRAQLRAAEAVVHNDGGTFESYRELLGRNVRKREYEIRRFTDSGLRVETAPLSACVDEFAPLVAQTMDRYNASLDLAEIHTFLTVQANCLDDLSTVFRCVDEKGELVGASLCFAWRDTFYARVAGFDYERTRNAYEYFNAVYYEPLHHMERNAMTTLHLGPSALKAKVHRGASLHPLWAAVVPLPATAPAGLRRDTVADQALADAVREEAGAGMSEEEWDLTRVTPL; encoded by the coding sequence ATGCCTGATGTGAGGCACTTCGAGACGATCGACGACATCGACCGGGAGGCCTGGGACGCGCTCGCGCCGGGCAGTCGCTTCTACCAGAGCCATGCCTGGCTGCGGGGTCAGGAGCGGCCCGAGTTCGCCACCCCGGGTTACCTCACCGTCGAGGCCGACGGCCAACTCCTCGCCGGGACGCCGTACTACGACTTTCCGTCGGAGAACGCACCGCCCCTGCCGGACGTGTCCGAGGGCCACACCGTGCTCAGACTCGGTACCCGCACCGGCTACCACAACGAGTTTCTGCTGCCGAAGGACCCCGGAACGGCAGAGGAGGCACTCGACGCCCTGGTCGCCGGTGCAGCCGAGAGGGCCGCGGCGCTCGGCTGCGACGCACTGCTCTTCGACTTCCTCACCACCGACAGTCTGCGGCTGCTCGCGGGCCGGTTCGGGGTGCGGGCGCAGCTGCGAGCCGCCGAGGCCGTGGTGCACAACGACGGCGGCACCTTCGAGTCCTACCGTGAGCTGCTCGGCCGCAACGTCCGCAAGCGCGAGTACGAGATCCGGCGCTTCACGGACTCCGGGCTGCGGGTGGAGACGGCCCCGCTGTCCGCGTGCGTCGACGAGTTCGCGCCACTGGTCGCCCAGACCATGGACCGGTACAACGCCTCCCTCGACCTCGCGGAGATCCACACGTTCCTCACGGTCCAGGCGAACTGCCTGGACGACCTGAGCACCGTGTTCCGCTGCGTCGACGAGAAGGGGGAACTGGTCGGCGCCAGCCTGTGCTTCGCCTGGCGGGACACCTTCTACGCCCGGGTGGCCGGCTTCGACTACGAGCGGACGCGCAACGCCTACGAGTACTTCAACGCCGTGTACTACGAACCGCTCCACCACATGGAACGCAACGCGATGACCACGCTCCACCTCGGGCCCTCCGCCCTGAAGGCGAAGGTTCACCGGGGGGCCTCGCTGCACCCCCTGTGGGCGGCCGTCGTTCCCCTGCCGGCCACCGCGCCCGCCGGACTGCGACGGGACACGGTGGCGGACCAGGCTCTCGCCGACGCGGTCCGTGAGGAGGCGGGTGCCGGCATGAGCGAGGAGGAGTGGGACCTGACCCGCGTCACCCCCCTGTGA
- a CDS encoding CbtA family protein, whose protein sequence is MNSATVRNLLVRGMLAGLGAGLLALVAAYFLGEPNVDSAISFEAAHSHEHEMEIVSRSLQSTAGLATGVLVYGVSFGGIAALAFSFALGRVGRFSPRATALLLSGCALLAVYVVPFLKYPANPPSVGNPDTIGRRTTLYFLMMVLSVLLAIAATILGKRLAPRIGTWYATVGAVAAFAVVIGLAYAFLPVINEVPKDFPATLLWRFRLSALAIQTVLWGGFGLVFGELSDRLLNPKPVTAAANGRVAVPS, encoded by the coding sequence ATGAACTCCGCGACGGTAAGAAATCTGCTCGTGCGGGGCATGCTGGCCGGCCTCGGCGCCGGCCTGCTCGCCCTGGTTGCCGCCTACTTCCTCGGCGAGCCGAACGTCGACAGCGCGATCAGCTTCGAGGCGGCCCACTCCCACGAGCACGAGATGGAGATCGTCTCCCGCTCCCTGCAGTCCACCGCCGGTCTCGCCACCGGCGTCCTGGTCTACGGCGTCTCCTTCGGCGGCATCGCCGCGCTCGCCTTCTCCTTCGCGCTCGGCCGCGTCGGCCGCTTCAGCCCACGGGCGACCGCACTGCTGCTGTCCGGCTGCGCGTTGCTGGCCGTGTACGTCGTGCCGTTCCTGAAGTACCCGGCCAACCCCCCGTCGGTCGGCAACCCCGACACCATCGGCAGGCGGACCACCCTGTACTTCCTGATGATGGTGCTCAGCGTGCTCCTCGCGATCGCCGCCACCATCCTGGGCAAGCGACTGGCACCCAGGATCGGCACCTGGTACGCCACCGTCGGCGCGGTGGCCGCCTTCGCCGTCGTGATCGGTCTGGCGTACGCGTTCCTGCCGGTCATCAACGAGGTGCCGAAGGACTTCCCGGCCACCCTGCTGTGGCGGTTCCGTCTTTCCGCACTGGCCATCCAGACCGTCCTGTGGGGCGGATTCGGCCTGGTCTTCGGCGAGTTGTCCGATCGGTTGCTGAATCCCAAGCCGGTGACGGCCGCCGCGAACGGACGGGTCGCCGTCCCCAGCTGA
- a CDS encoding CbtB domain-containing protein: MAQTVAQPTTTTPVVPAKLPLKAIAPWAVFFGILMLVLLYFVGAEQGATSVVSGSDVHEWVHDARHLLGFPCH; this comes from the coding sequence ATGGCGCAGACCGTCGCCCAGCCGACAACCACCACCCCCGTCGTCCCCGCCAAGCTGCCGCTCAAGGCGATAGCTCCGTGGGCGGTCTTCTTCGGCATCCTGATGCTCGTCCTGCTGTACTTCGTCGGTGCCGAGCAGGGCGCCACCTCCGTCGTCTCCGGCTCGGACGTCCACGAGTGGGTCCACGACGCCCGCCACCTTCTCGGCTTCCCCTGCCACTGA
- a CDS encoding MFS transporter produces the protein MAIFDKDIRILIADNKDFRNIWLGETSAHFGGQLTSFLLPLIAVTYLHADGTGVGLVSAVQFVPVVVLSLIAGVMVDRYPPRRTLVTASVAQGAALAVLAAFQAADGLNFGQLVVVAAVIGVATVFYEVAYQSTLPRLLPLNSIAAANGLHQATYSVSTLAGPAAAGFLVGQLGVSPTLTVAAACSAGAAVSGLLLRGVKAPEQPRESALKAIGSGLRYTWSLRPIRDLCVQAGLSNLHEKAFLTVFLVFAVRDLDMSGTTVGVITGIGSVGALIGSLCATRLTRRWAVGAVLALGAVLAAVGLLLVPAVSQVGGYVAVLASVAMMVNGFGVALFNVFAVSLRQAIPPEHQIGAVTASYRLVALGTLPLGAVVGGALADALSPGRALWAVGISYLVVSFWLTFSPLRGARTLEEAQKLGRTTDTPESQDADRSPSV, from the coding sequence GTGGCCATATTCGACAAGGATATTCGAATCCTGATCGCGGACAACAAAGACTTCCGCAACATCTGGCTCGGAGAAACCTCGGCGCATTTCGGCGGACAGCTGACCAGTTTTCTCCTACCCTTGATCGCGGTCACCTACCTCCATGCCGACGGCACGGGCGTGGGACTCGTCTCGGCGGTGCAGTTCGTCCCCGTCGTGGTGCTCTCGCTGATCGCCGGTGTCATGGTCGACCGGTATCCGCCGCGCCGCACCCTCGTCACCGCGAGTGTCGCCCAGGGCGCGGCGCTTGCGGTGCTCGCCGCGTTCCAGGCGGCCGACGGGCTGAACTTCGGCCAACTTGTCGTCGTCGCAGCCGTGATCGGTGTCGCCACCGTCTTCTACGAAGTCGCCTACCAGTCCACGCTGCCCAGGCTCCTGCCGCTGAACTCCATCGCCGCGGCCAACGGCCTGCACCAGGCGACGTATTCGGTCAGCACCCTCGCCGGTCCGGCCGCGGCCGGCTTCCTCGTCGGCCAGTTGGGGGTGTCGCCGACCCTGACCGTGGCCGCCGCGTGCTCCGCCGGTGCCGCCGTGAGCGGTCTGCTGCTGCGGGGCGTCAAGGCCCCCGAACAGCCACGTGAGTCGGCACTGAAGGCGATCGGCTCCGGGCTCCGCTACACGTGGTCCCTGCGCCCGATCCGGGACCTGTGCGTTCAGGCCGGCCTGTCGAACCTGCACGAGAAGGCCTTCCTGACCGTCTTCCTGGTGTTCGCCGTCCGTGACCTCGACATGAGCGGCACCACCGTGGGCGTGATCACCGGCATCGGCAGTGTGGGGGCCCTGATCGGTTCGCTCTGTGCCACCCGGCTCACCCGACGGTGGGCCGTCGGCGCTGTGCTGGCACTGGGCGCGGTGCTGGCCGCGGTGGGGCTGCTGCTCGTACCCGCCGTCAGCCAGGTCGGCGGGTACGTCGCCGTGCTCGCGTCGGTCGCCATGATGGTGAACGGCTTCGGTGTCGCGCTGTTCAACGTGTTCGCCGTCAGTCTGCGGCAGGCCATTCCGCCGGAGCACCAGATCGGCGCGGTGACCGCGAGCTACCGCCTTGTCGCCCTGGGAACGCTGCCTCTGGGAGCCGTCGTCGGCGGTGCCCTGGCCGACGCCCTGTCACCCGGCAGGGCTCTGTGGGCCGTCGGGATCTCCTACCTCGTCGTCTCGTTCTGGCTCACGTTCTCCCCCCTCCGCGGGGCTCGCACGCTGGAGGAGGCACAGAAGCTCGGTCGTACGACGGACACGCCCGAGTCCCAGGACGCGGACCGGTCCCCCTCGGTCTGA
- a CDS encoding VOC family protein, translating to MNLVSIRVITGDVARLVDFYERATGTRANWSHQDFAELRTASATLAIAGVRTVPLFAPDAARPSDNRSVIIEFLVDDVDGVYENLTGFVEDFVTKPTTMPWGNRSLLFRDPDGNLVNFFTPVSPDAVRKFAS from the coding sequence GTGAACCTCGTCTCGATCCGCGTCATCACGGGCGATGTCGCTCGCCTCGTCGACTTCTACGAGCGCGCGACCGGCACCCGGGCGAACTGGTCCCACCAGGACTTCGCCGAACTCAGGACGGCGTCGGCCACTCTCGCGATCGCCGGCGTCCGCACCGTGCCGCTGTTCGCGCCCGACGCCGCCCGTCCGTCCGACAACCGTTCCGTGATCATCGAGTTCCTCGTCGACGACGTCGACGGCGTGTACGAGAACCTGACCGGGTTCGTGGAGGACTTCGTCACCAAGCCCACCACCATGCCTTGGGGCAACCGTTCGCTGCTGTTCCGCGACCCCGACGGCAATCTCGTCAACTTCTTCACCCCGGTCAGCCCTGACGCCGTCAGGAAGTTCGCTTCCTGA